In the genome of Odocoileus virginianus isolate 20LAN1187 ecotype Illinois chromosome 17, Ovbor_1.2, whole genome shotgun sequence, the window CAAATGCTTGAGCCACATTCCTGAAAAAGTTGTGTAAACAGCAACTGAAGTCTCCATTCAGCATATAAAGCTTGATGTGTAAAATAGTGAACCTCACTCTTCAAATCAAGAATCCCTGTGAGAGTGATGAGAGCTATGGACTGTCGCAGGAAAAAGCACGTGTGTGATCATCTCAAGGGCTCATGGACTGATACCCCTGCAGACTCAGCTTAAGCACCCCAGGTTTAGAGAAACCCTGAAGTCAGCCCTTTGGTAAGGTGGAGAGTCATGTCTTAAAATGTCATGCATCAGGCTTAAAAAAGCAAACCAAGAAAAACAGAGCACCTGCCGTAAGGacttggaagaaaaacagaagagttaACCCAGATGATCTAAACTGATTGGAGGGATTATGGTGCCTGCAAAGCCCTGCGGCTCTTGTACTGCACTGGTCACTCTTTTTTCCCTGGCTGTGCCCtggggcttgtgggattttagttccccgaccagaggttgaacctgggccttccGCAGTGAGAATGGgcagtcgtaaccactggactgccagggaagtccctacactgGTCACTTCGGGGCTGTGTGGGTGGGGTTCGGGGAATCCAGCTTGCTCATTTTTTCCATGGCCGTGTTGTTACACTCCTCACAGCAGTGTTGAAATGACCACATGCTGGCAGCTGCTACCCAggagggttcagtccttgggggTGACAGACTGTGACTCCAGCAGTCTCATCAGGGCCTGTCCTCTCTTCTCACAGCATCCTGATGTCCTATGACCATGTAGAGCTTACGTTCAGTGACATGAGGAATGTGCCAGAGGCCTTCAAAGGGACCAAGAAAGGCACAGTCTACCTTACCCCATACCGGGTAAGTTGTACAGTGAGACAGCTGGTTTGGAGACTCGTGGCTCCTGGAGGCTGATGTGAGACCCTTAGGGCAGCCTCAGCCTCGTGAGTCTAGTGGTCTTTGAGCCCTGATGAATGACAGCGTGTTTCTGTCACATGTCCCTGGTTCTGGAACCACCAGGATCTTCGTGCAGCAAAACTGACGGCTGGGCAGTGAGTCCATGCACATTCCCGAGCTGCTGCTTCAAGCAGTGCGGAGTTCAGTGCAGCTGCTGGAATGACCTGGGCCTGGGGGGAGAGGCCGTGGTTACTTTGAGTGCTGTAGGAGTAGCCCATGAGGCCCTTATGCACGTCCAGAGTGATAAGTGTGGTCCACAGTCGCAGTCTCTGGGCTGGGCAGAGAGCCCGGCCAAACCCAGCAGAGCAAGAAATGCCAGCCTGTAGAATGGGCCTCACCTAAGAGTTCCCCGGGCAGCttccagagaaacacaaatagaTGTTCTTGGAAGAAGATGGCTGCCTGGGGCCACCCGAGAGTTGACAGGTGGAGGGGGGAGAGACGCACAGGCCTTAGAGGAGAcacgggtgggggtggggagggggtctcAAAACCCTGTCTCGGGGTTCAAGTTGGCATCTCCAGTCACAGATTGAAGTCGTGGGTGTAAAACAGCAGGTGCTCCGCACGCAGGATGGGAGCCTTGCCAGTCAGGCAGAGTCCACGGGCGGGTTAGTGCGCCCCTTCTGGAGTCTGCCACCCGCTGCCTTTCCCTCCTGTCAGTTCTGTGGAGCGCAGGCTGGACCCCCGCTTCGGGAGTCCTTCCCCGCCCTTCTGCCCTGGCCCCGCCGCCTCTTCACTGAGGCTCCGCGTCTGCCGCCTCCTCACCACCCATCAATTATAGAGCAGGCCGTCCTGTTCACACGTGTGGCCTGAGTCACGCGTTTTTCTTGTGAATTCACACATCTGGCCTCCCCAGCCCGGCTGCACGTGGGGCCTTTTACTCCAAAAGGCACCCTCCGGGGGTGGCTGTTGCAGAGAGTGCCCTGGGGCTGCTGGGTGCTGGctgtggccacccactccagccctGGGAGCGGCGGCCTCACACACAGGAAGCCGTGGCCAGGCGGGCTGTGATCCGAGCGGTGATGGCCCTTGTCCTGTTTCCTTGCAGGTCATCTTTCTGTCCAAGGCGAAGGATGCCATGAAGTCTTTTATGATGCCCTTCTATCTGATGAAGGACTGTGAGATCAAGCAGCCTGTGTTTGGGGCAAACTACATCAAGGGGATGGTGAAGGCCGAAGCAGGAGGTGGGTGACGAGGGGGCTCGGGGCGCCTCTGACCGCGGCCCTGGAGAGGGGCTCTGGCTCCCTGACACCCTAGCTGGTCCTCTTCTGGGCTCTGGAGTAGCTTCCAAGACCAGCCCTTGGACTGCCAGCCATTCACTGGGGGGTGAAGTTGTCAAGAGCTGGGAAATGCTGGCATTCAGGATGACAGCTCAGATCAGAGAGAGCGCGCGAAGGCGGCTCAACTGCAGACTGCAGACCCAGTGAAAACGCTCATTGTGACCTGGGGCGCTTGTCAGACGTTAGGTGTGGGAGGGAGCTGTGTCAGGTGCGTGGGAGTCAGGGGCCTTTTCCCTGAGCCCGTCTATAGTGCCCAGCCTGGTTGCTGGCAGGCTCTTGGCAGACCCCAGAGACCTGGGCGCCATGCTCACTGTCCCCCCACACTCAGCCTGGCCTGAGCCTTGTTGTTGAGCTCACGGTTCCCCTTTGGACAGAAACCAGGCTGGAGGTGTAGGGGTTTGTTCTCGGCACCGCCACCCCTTCCCCCGGGAGTGAGAGGTCGGCTCTGAACTTGGATCAGCTGTTGCTGCTTTACTGGAGGTGGGAGGCCCCAGGGCAGCTGTGCTTATAAGACTGCTGCGCAGAAAgtgggcagggggctggctgGGTCGCAGTGCTGGCATGTGATGTGCGCAGCAGGCCATTGGAGGGGGCCTGGAGCGGACGCACAGTCATCTCTTCAGACGGAACGCTCTTCCTCTGAGCTGTTGATGCGCTGTTCTCTTCTCAGGTGGCTGGGAAGGCTCTGCATCCTACAAGCTGACCTTTATGTCCGGGGGCGCCATCGAATTTGGGCAGCGGATGTTACAGGTGGCATCTCAAGGTACCGAGGCTCTCAGAATCCGGGGCTGAGGACACGTGTGTGCTATTTTgttcatttgggttgtttcctttcagttcttctttttaaacagtCAGGAGGTGAATTCCTGGGCCCAAGTCTGCCCAGGGCTGGGAGttgggaaagggaaagtgaaagtgttagccactcagtcctttctgactctttgcgactccttggactgtagcccgccaggctcctctgtctgtggaatttcccagacacgagtactggaatgggtaaccattgccttctccagaggatcttcccgacgcagcatcgcaggcagattctttcctgcctgAACCACCGGGGCGGTGGGAAGGAAACCTGTAATTAGCACCAACGCCCTGTACCCCAAAGGCTGAGGTTCCCTTGCCTGGAGCAGGTATAGGACAATTTGCCAGAGCCGTTTGGCCTCGAGGACATTTGGCCTCACTGAAACAAACCTAGCCTTTACACTCCTATGAGGCAACTTGTGAAGTCCCCAAGGGCTGTGTTCTGCAGACCTCCTCACCTTGGCCCCAGGCTCCCCCAGCTCCGTTCTTGCCCCTCCCTGGACctacttcctcccctcccctcccctccccccatccgcTCCAGCTCTGACCTCTGTCCCCACCCagacccctctccccacccctgcccgagGCGGCCTCGAGCGGGGAGGGCTGAGGCGTGTCTGCCGCAGGCACCCAGGGACCCTGCAGCTCCCCGCGCCTGAGGCTGGAGACACTCACTTCTCTCTCCCCTTGTACTGTAGCCTCCCGAGGCGAAGCCCCCAACGGAGCCTATGGTTATTCTTACATGCCCAGCGGGGCCTATGTCTTCCCCCCGCCAGTCGCCAATGGAATGTACCCCTGCCCTCCTGGCTACCCCTACCCACCGCCCCCACCTGGTGAGTGTGACCTTTGCTCCCCACTAACCGCCTCCGCCCAGGCGAGGGGGTTGCAGAGGGGAGACTTGTTCTTGGACCTGCTTCAGGACCGACGGAGCAGCCggaggggcctggggtgggggcgccAGCCGAGGGGCCAGGGCAGTGCCGCTCACCAGGTCCTGTCCCTCTCGCCGAGCAGAGTTCTATCCGGGCCCCCCCATGATGGACGGGGCCATGGGGTACGTGCAGCCCCCACCGCCGCCCTACCCCGGGCCCATGGAGCCTCCAGTCAGTGGTCCCGATGTCCCCTCCACTCCTGCAGGTGAGCTCAGCCCCTGGGCTGCTCCCCACGGGTGTGCGGAAGCCCCAGATAACACACAACCACTGGCCTAGGGACAGCCCCAGGGGACCAGCCGCGTGGTGGCCAGTGGTGAAGAGAGATCAGTAGACGGCAGCGCACTCTCTCACCTTTAGTTGGCCGTGCTCCCTGGGAAAGGTTTCCCTCTGTACCTCAGTCTTCTCGTCCACAAAATGTGCCAACAGAACCACCTGGGGGTGTCCCGGTGAAGACCCGACGGGGAGGTGTACGGGGGTGTCCCGATAGTGCCGGAAGCACTCAGGGAAGGTTGCCCGCTGCTTGATTCGTGGAACTGGGTCCTTGGCACCAGCCACCCAAGCACCAGGGGTCTGGGGTTGCAGGGGCAGCCAGAGGCAGCGGGGAGGCCTATCTCTGGGGCTCATCCCAAATGTGCGTGTTCTCACAGCTGAAGCCAAGGCCGCGGAAGCAGCTGCCAGCGCCTATTACAACCCGGGCAACCCACACAACGTCTACATGCCCACGGTGAGTGGGGTGGGTGTGCGCTGGAGGGGCCTCCGCAGCTCCAGCTGCTGGGATTCAGAGGCAGGAGAGACCTCGTCTTGTTCGGACGGTCCTAATGtgatctttcctttcttcttcagaACCAGCCTCCACCACCTCCCTACTACCCCCCCGAAGATAAGAAGACCCAGTAGACCccgccaccccctcctcctgcctcccctcgctctctcctcccctccccttgggGCTGAGTCGGGGTTGTGGGACGTGATGGGAGGGCCTTGTCCTTCCTCCAGCTCTGACATAAAACAGTTATCAGGAACTCGCCTTGAGGGAAGGGGGGGCCCCTTGAGTTGGGGCGGTGCCTCCCAGTTTCCCACGCAAGCCCGGAGCCCACCGGCTTCCTGAGCCGTCccgttggggggcggggggcacccCCCTCGTCTCCTTCCTGCTCTCGAAGCTTCTGCCCATGGAGGGACTCTCTGGCCACCTCCTCCGCCGCAGTCCAGCTCTCTGGTTTTGTAGCCACTTTATCCCCAGCCTCTCAAGCCCTGCCTGCTCCTGCCCCCGCCCTGGGCGCCCTGCCAGGCCCCACTCACATTCCGTCTGCCCTTGTCTGTGCCTGGCTGAGGAGGGCCACCTGCCCGCCGACTGTCCACCTGCATCCCGTTCCCAGCCAGCCTCGTCCCTTCACGCTCACCTTCCCGTCCCTTCCTCGTCCTGGGTCTTCCTCTCACCTCTTCTTTCGTTTGGAGTTTCCCACCAGCCGCCGGGAGTGGGTTGCCTGAGGGCAGCCGTGGCTGGGGGCGGCGCCCCTCTGCTGCCTCCCTAGTCTGTCTGGAATTTGTTTCCGTTCACCTCTCCTTTCCCTCTAGTAGGGGCCTCTCAGACTGGAACTGGAGAATGCATGTCCATTTGGGGGCCACTGGGTGGGCTGGGAACCAGACCCCTGGCCCCCGGGGCCCGGCCTGGACGTTGACCGTGACCTCTTGCCAGCCCCTCAGCTTGCCTTCTTCCCTTTAAGCTTCACGCCTGGTTGGCAATGTGTCCCCTAGATGCACTAAAATTTTGCTCTCACTTGCTCCTGGACTGGCTGTGAAGAGAGGAGATGGTTATTTAAAGAGGATTCCCTATttatttgacaaaaaaaaaaaaaaattcagttaataTATTAATGTGAAATAAATCCTGTTTGCACCTTGATTTGTCTGCTCAAAATGTGAACTAGTAAAAGTGAAGTGACTGGACCCCTGTCTGGCTCTGTGTGGTGAGGGAGGTTCTCTTGGGAAGTGGGGCTGTCTGGCCTTGTGGAGGCTGGGGAGGCCCAGGGCCATGGTGTTCCCTCCCGCCTGAGAGTCCCTTGTTCTCTTGACGCATTTGGGCCCAGGATGCCGAGGCCTCTCCCGTGTCCGTCTCACTGGGGTTGCTCAGCAACAGGTCCACCCACGGAGTACCCCGGGGCCCAGCAGCTGCCCAGGTGGGAGGCCTCCGACAGGAGCCGGGCTGGGTGGGTGTTCGCTCCACTGCCCTGCCCTGAGGTCACTGCCCCGCCCTCCTTGGGAAGAGCCTCAGTGCCTGAGGCCAGGAAGGGTGGGACATGGCCGCAGCCCCCAGGTCTGCACCCCCGGGACCCTGAGCTGCAGGGAGGCCCTGGATGTGGTGTGGCCCAGCCTAGCCTGAAGCATCCATGGTCCTGTGCCTTCTGGACCAAGTcacctccccagccccttccTTCTGGCCAGCCCTGCCCAGCAGCCCCGGGCTTGGCGAAACCCTCTGCAAGGGCATTTGAAGAGGGCGCCCTCCCTGTGGGGGCAGGGGCCGTGGGGCCGTCCCCGCCCGGCACAGCCTGGTCCCGTCAGCTCAGTGGAATGTCACCTGTGGGGCAGAGCAGGTTGAGCAGTTGGCTGGTCCGGGAGAGACGCCTCTCCGGGGACCCCACCCtgtgccctgcccaccccccgccccaactCCAGGTCTGCAGCCCATTCCGGGAAAGCTGCTGGTGAGGACCCATCGGCCAGGTGGGCCTCCCTCAGTCACCCGGGGGGGCTGCTGTCCCCCGGCCTTCATGCTCCTTGCTGGAGGGTGCTGGACCCTCCCCAGGGCCCCTGTGTGGGAGGCTGCAGCGGGgcagccccgccccccgcccccccagtcTGCCTCTGTCTCCAGTCCTCCCAGCTTCCTCCCAGCATCCCAGCCAGCCCCAGGGAGGAAGGTGCAGGGGCCAGGGACCCAGGGGCCCTCACCCCGAGGTTGTGAAACCCTGACCTGACCCTCCCCCGGGCCtgcccttccttccccctcccctggaACCGGGTGGCAGCCCCGGGCTCTTTGCATAACCCTGTGGCTTCACTATCTTCCCCCAGGCGGAGGGGAAGGGCAGGGCTGGACACCATGGCTACGCTCTTCTCCCGGCCCCAGCGGCGCCCTCCCCTCTTGCGCCAGGCCATCAAGATAAGGCGCCACAGGGTCAGAGATCTGCAGGATCCCCGGCCCCCACGGGCTCAGGAGGTAGGAGGGACCTCAGTGGGCAGCCGAGCAGGCCTGGGTGGGGCCCTGCCGGCTCTGGGTGCGGGGCCCCACCTCTTGCAGCTCTATTCCCCTCCCTGGCCCTACCCCGGCCCCGGGCGGAGCCTTTGGCCGAACAGCGGAGTCTGCCAGCAGAGTTCTCTGGGCTCCCCAGAGCCTCAGGCCCAGGGTCTGAGCCTCTCTGAGACCCCTCCTTCTGGTgggcccctgcccccgcccacagcccccacccctacccctgctGGCCATCCTGAGCTCGTCCTGTTCCATGGGCTCCATTAGGCAAGGAGTGTCGCTGCTGTGGGCTGGGCTTCAGGGGACTCACTGagcagcccccaggccccctgGGCATGACCCCCAGTGTCCCACCTCGCTGCTGGGCCTCACTTCCGCCGCTGGGGTGCAGCGGAGCCACCGATAAGCAGCCCTgtttcctctggggaaggaaggaaggttggGGCCACTGGCTGTGCTGAGCTCACGCTGCCGGGGGGGCAGCTGAGAACCGATGGACCCGAGCCACGGCAGGCCAGGGGACAAGGAAGGTGGCCCAGGGGCTGGACCCCCAGGAGGCCTGCCGCAGGAACAGGTGCGCGGCACCGCGGGGCCAGATGCCGGATGCTGGGGCCCCCGAGCCCTCGGGCTGGGCCTGCCCTGGGGGGAGCTGTATGGGCATCCAAACCCCAGTCCAGGCCCCTGGGACACCTTGTCCTTTTGCCTCACTCCCCAGATCGAGCCTTCATCCCACCACTTGTCGCCTGAGGAGGTAAGAATCGGGGTGTTTCGGGGGTACAGAGGGGCGCTAGGAAGCGGGCCAGCATCCTCCCAaacagccccctgccccctgacAAGGCTGGGCCtcagccctctcccctccctgtgcGTGCGGACGCCTGGTCCCCGCGTCGGGCATTGCCGTGGGTGCCAGGGTAGCTGGTGGCGCTCAGACCTCGTGGTGGTGGGTGGACGGGGGATCCCGCGGTGACCCTGCCATGTCTCAGCGGGCCCTGCTCTACGAGGAAGCTCTCTACACCGTCCTGTACCGGCTGGGGCAGCCCGAGCCCAACCATGTGAGGGAGTCCTCCGAGCTGCTGCGGTACCTGCAGGAGGTGAGCCTGGCCCCCTCCCACCCGCCTCCCTGCAGCCTGGCCGCCCCCACCCCG includes:
- the WBP2 gene encoding WW domain-binding protein 2 isoform X1 — protein: MALNKNHSEGGGVIVNNTESILMSYDHVELTFSDMRNVPEAFKGTKKGTVYLTPYRVIFLSKAKDAMKSFMMPFYLMKDCEIKQPVFGANYIKGMVKAEAGGGWEGSASYKLTFMSGGAIEFGQRMLQVASQASRGEAPNGAYGYSYMPSGAYVFPPPVANGMYPCPPGYPYPPPPPEFYPGPPMMDGAMGYVQPPPPPYPGPMEPPVSGPDVPSTPAAEAKAAEAAASAYYNPGNPHNVYMPTNQPPPPPYYPPEDKKTQ
- the WBP2 gene encoding WW domain-binding protein 2 isoform X3; this encodes MALNKNHSEGGGVIVNNTESILMSYDHVELTFSDMRNVPEAFKGTKKGTVYLTPYRVIFLSKAKDAMKSFMMPFYLMKDCEIKQPVFGANYIKGMVKAEAGGGWEGSASYKLTFMSGGAIEFGQRMLQVASQEFYPGPPMMDGAMGYVQPPPPPYPGPMEPPVSGPDVPSTPAAEAKAAEAAASAYYNPGNPHNVYMPTNQPPPPPYYPPEDKKTQ
- the WBP2 gene encoding WW domain-binding protein 2 isoform X2, yielding MSYDHVELTFSDMRNVPEAFKGTKKGTVYLTPYRVIFLSKAKDAMKSFMMPFYLMKDCEIKQPVFGANYIKGMVKAEAGGGWEGSASYKLTFMSGGAIEFGQRMLQVASQASRGEAPNGAYGYSYMPSGAYVFPPPVANGMYPCPPGYPYPPPPPEFYPGPPMMDGAMGYVQPPPPPYPGPMEPPVSGPDVPSTPAAEAKAAEAAASAYYNPGNPHNVYMPTNQPPPPPYYPPEDKKTQ